Part of the Quercus lobata isolate SW786 chromosome 6, ValleyOak3.0 Primary Assembly, whole genome shotgun sequence genome, CTTAAAAGAATTGCacttaaattttatctttatactttttataataaaaaaaattgaattatggtatttttactattttctcaTTCAATGATTCAATGTTTCTGAACGAAGCAATGCTCCCATATTCCCATTTTAAGACACAAAGACCATTTGTCTGCTTTAAGTTGGAATCCGCAATTTCACCTTCTGAGCAAAGTTAATGAGCGTAGCAAGTTTGTGTGGTTGGAGGTCTACATAAACCTTCTTGATTATTTTTTGAGTGATGTGAAGgattctaatatttttttaactaatactaattaaatttattatcacGTTAACTCttaagtttttataataaaattgattgtaactttctataatttttttttataccaatttATAGATTAAGTTTGTGGTATTTTCCATATGTAGGGAACTACTATTGCACTACGTACCTCCTGTATTCTTCAAATGAATACACGAAATGCATTGTCACAAGTCTTTAACTCATAACTAATTTGCTTCTCCTTGTAGCTGCCATTCAAGTCTACAGAGAGCTACTGTTCAACCAAGGTATAGTTCCATATATTGTATTCAACTTCTTTCCCACTTGCCCATGCATTCGAGATTAATTAAAGAAGATGCATTCACCCAAATAAGATTTAAAGTCAGAACAAAGCAAAGCTCCTTTTTATTAGCCTACTGAATCCTGTGTTACTGATATGGTGCAGTTCGAGGAACCCCCTCTTCTATAGCACAGCTTATCTATACATCAATAAAAGTGACTTAACgctttactcaaaaaaaaaaaaaaaaagcctatcaATTTCTTCGCATTAACAAGGCAAGTTGTCAGTGAATATTATCCATTGTGAGTATTATCATTGATTGCTTGAATTATTATTGCTTTTAGCTTTCCATCTCACAGTCCTACCTTAAAACCAAATCTCAAGCATGACTCAATCAGCAAGTCAGTTTGGCAAAACAAGCAAAATGAAGGCTGAATCCTCAAAATTCGTAGATGTAATTAATCAAAAATGTTTTACAGATGAAGCTTGTCAAATCATATACCAACACTTGAGTAAACTTGTCATTGgaattttacaaaaaaagtCAAAGCAAACACTGGAATCCAGAATGTTCGATTACTGATCTTGAATTAATCGTAACTTTAAAGTAATGGCATATCACTGATTTCATGATAATCTGTTCAAAATCATCATAGAGGAGAGGTGAGGCGAAGGATGAGAGCCTATACACTGCAGAGCTGGTATGGAGTTATCTTTGCTTCCCAACAGCATGTAGATATACAGAGACCATGACAACGCTGGAAGCAAGAGAGATAAAGTAATTAAACATAACTACCAGCATGCTTTCCATTTTTGTTATAAACAAGTAATGATGGTGGCATAATTCATCAATCCCAACATTATATAAATGCGTGCCAGAACAACAGAAAAATGACCAGGTTGTTCATAATATGATTAAAGAATATATAGGGGGGAGATGAACCATGTAACCAGAAGTAACTTACATTGTGCCAAGGATGAAGGCAAGTGAAAGATTAAAGCcaaataaatagaaagaaacaaatgcTGTGAAAAGCATTGCCACTGAAGTAGAATACACCTGCACAACATGGGGAAGCTAATAAAAATGGGAACTTCAATCACAAAGTGAAGAAAATGTTTGCAGCAGGATGGTAACGTATGCTTCTCTTGAGTAATGCAATTATAAATGACTAAGCAATTATAAAGACAAATTTAACTGCATTAAGTGCtagaaatattttaatatatttataagtaaatattaattaaataatcacAAAGAGTGCTACCTAATGTACACAAGGGGTATACAACAGGTACACAAAATTAAATATGTGAAGTACAATGCAGTAAATCagcaaagaagcaaaagaaaatacACAAATTTTGAGGAATAACAGCTTCAGGTCATGTACCAATCTTTCACACCCTTCAAAAAGAGTGCTGGACATTCATTAAGGCTGAACGTGGGCTAAGAATACAAAGACCACAAGTACTTTAGCCAGAACTATCAATGTTAAATTTGCAACAATAAAGTTAATCCTAAACAACCCAGAAGGCCAGAAATGGATTCCAATGGAGCATGAAGACAAAACATTGAATTTTTAGTGCCAGACTAGGCCATGGTGCAATTTTTACATTCCAGTATATTCACAAATTCTATCATCAATGAAGGATGGGCAGATGCCTTTTCCCTTTTATGGGCCAAACAATAACTGGCGATTGCAAAAGAAATCTTGCTATGATATGCCAAGGAATGGTTCCAGGaaattatataaattcatttaaatgcATTTCTGTTAATATCTCACAAGATTCAAGGTCATATTTCCATAACTTACCTTCACAATATTGTCAGCATACTTCATTACCATAGATACAGCGAGGCCACTGCACAAGAGACAATTTAAACAGATTGTATTAAAGGACAATAGGAGAGGTGACAAACAAATATGGATAATTTTTTGAGGATGAAGATATTTTGCACAGattttagtatcataaaaatattacaTACCCTGAGATGgggtgggtgtgggtgtgtgtgaaagagagagagagagagacagagagcaATTAGTTGTGCTAAAGAATGAAACCTTAAGCATGATATAGAAACAAGTCACTAAGAAAGTAAGAATTGCAAAAGAGAACTTTATGTGCAAATAGGGGGCCCTTGTTACATATTTGGTAATTTACTTCTATTTTAtctcattataatttatatatgatagtaGAATTGAACTCCTACTTTTGCCTCTCTTCAGATTGAGTGAAACCATCACTTTATACGTTTCTGAGACGAATGCAAAGGGCAAACCAAGAAGCACAAAGTAGGATTTCAATCAGTCTATGGGCAATTGGATTTTCAAGACAGCCTaacaagattttatttatttaattattgacaTTTGATAGAAAATTCTATCTTGACCAGAGATAATAGCACATGACAATATTTAAAATCATAAAAGTATAACCATGCACCCTTCTAACATGTGCTGAAATATTGATATATAATGTCAATTAACTTATATAATATTCCCTAGAATCACAAATTGAAGTTGTATAgaataactattaaaaaaaaaatttcaaaaccttaCTAAATCACGAGGGATTCCTTATGACTGGGAGTGAGAAATTTACGAAAAAGCAAAAGCTAAAGCATGCAAATAAGCTTCATTTTATGAAGCCAAATAAGATAATAGAGATACCTTAGTGCGTGGTTGAGAATCATGAGAACTGTAATAAATGAGTATCCATAGAAGAATCCCCTgaacaaaagaaacaataaattcTATATTAAAACTTCTTCAATTCtaatcaaaaaagaagaatatcCCACTTATAAGGCAGTAAAGAATCTTTTAAATAATGACTTCACAGGGGGAAATGGAGAGGATAGACCAATGGTTAGAGGAAAATCAGAAACAGAGAAATGCTAGAATTACTTGTTCATCACCGCATCAAAATCTTGGGTCACTATAGCTACAGCATTAAACACCATACCAAAGACGTATAACCAGAAGTTTTGCACATTTATGTTTCTTGAAGGACGCTTTTTCATTATAGCCTGTAAAAATCATAAACAAGATAATTAACAGAACAGTTATCTAGATCACTCTAATGAGAGTTTCACTTTTTTAACTCAGTGGATCACTAAAAAACTTCAATCAGTTATACAAAATCCATCAATTAACAAAATTCCACCCAATCATTGATAAAGTTATGTTGGGTTAGGATTCAAACAATAAATGACTAAATGACCAACATGAATTGTAGTTCTGAAGAACTAGAGTGCAAACTATGTACTTAAAAAACTCACCTCAGTGTACACTCCTGCAAAACCACTTAAGAGTGCCATGACCTGCAAAGAAATCACCCCCATTATGATAACAAGAACCTTAAGCTGTAAAATGCTTtcctttggtttttcttttttcttcactgTTGTATTAAGAGTGTCAAAAATTTTGGTTAACTCACAATGGCCATCACCCAACCTTGAACAGGAGTTTGTAATACATCATCAGAACTGcaaaaacaatgtcattttCTAAGGCACAGACAATAAGTTCAAAGAAGACAgaaattgaatttcaagaaATGATTATACAAGTAATATAGTTAGAAACAATGTTCACTAATTCCTACTTCTCAAGTACAAGGCTACATGCACCAAGATATCATCACTTCCTAAAAGTGATATAAGatttagaaaataatattttcattcaTTAGTAGACTACATCCTGTCCTGTACCACAGACGTGAAGCACACATCAATCAGTATGGATTGTACATGTGACAATTCCAATAGAATCTTTTTAAGGTCAACAttccaaaactcaaaacacaacTGAGTCTGAAACGGTCCATAAATAAGATGTGTGAGCAAACTTACTTTGTTTTTAGCTGAGTTGTACTGCACCCAGCACATAGTAGAATGAAAGCCGCCCATTGAATATTGCTTAACCTGAAAGAATATATAATTGGAACACAAAGCTCAAAAAATATTTGCACTCCTAATTGGTTTGGCTTAAATtcttaatttgtttaaattagcTTTTTTCCTTGATCTTTCACTCTCTATCCTCAGACACATAGCCCAAGAGCAGCTGAATTAGTACATATGTTCATGCTTGTGGATGCTTTTCACATTCCCAATATGTTCTTCAATTTAtaaactagaaaaagaaaaagaaaaaaaggaaccaATTTAGTTTGATCTCTTTCTCCTATTTGGGCCAACATtcttaacattaaatatttctaAGAGTATCAATGAGATGACATGTAAACCAAATGAATTATTATGAATCATCCATCTTCATTGTATTTGTTAAGAGGCTTTGCAAACATTTTCCCTgatgaaatgataaaaaatcCAATGTAAATGATGGCAAGGACTTACTTCTTCTTAAGTATTATTCTATACAAAACGCCAGTACTGATAATATTCAGATTCTTCAGTATTTGATAACCCGGGGCATCCACATGCTCAAGGATGTAGTACTGCAACATAAAAGCAAAGAATACACGTTACTCAAATTTTAGCAAGCAAAAATACTGATGGAATTGTgacacccaaaaataaaaacatgattaCCACAACTAACCTGGAGCAGATTTTTTACAAGGTAAAGTAATGCAGGAATGGGGTATACAATAACTTCATCCAATGTTGTACTCAACCTAGTTCAAAGGCAGAACAAGCAACAACAATAATTAGATATGATTGGAATAAGAATGtgaacttaaaagaaaaacacagtTAAATGGGATGAAACAAAATTTGCATTTCATCCTAGATATGGTGAAATCATTCGGTGCACGCTGTGTAATATGACCTGCTCTCAGGTCAGAGTGAGAGCTCTACATGTGGTTCCTACAGATGGGACCCACCATTATGTGAATTACATCGAGTGCACAGAATAATTTCTCCTGAATATGATAATTTCAACTTAATGAGAGCATTAAATCACAAGTTTTATGAAAACTTagcataaaaacaaacaaggaAAACCTGTTATCTTCAGTAACACCTTCACTTCTCCATATTCTTGCCAAGGCTAAAAGTGATAACCCACATTTCAAAGCCTCCACCTAATtcaataaaagaagaaataaatcaATACCCATTTCTTTGATCACCTAAAAAGACCTACCAAACTGAAAGTTACACACAAAATGGggtaaaattataattataattatgcTTACCATAAAATTAGAAGTGGTAACACTATACTCGTACTTGCCATTTCTCTTAGACCACACAATAAGTATGCCTTGCGAACTAGTAAGAAGTGTCAATGCAACTACCACAAAGATCCTATAacaagaacaaacaaaattatagaATTTACTTACTAATCTCCCTAAATTACAACATGGGGTTTGattagaatttgaaaaaaaagaaaaaaagaactcaTACTTGAGCTTCCATTTGGACCAGTCAACGGTGGTACCTCCCAAGGTGGGCACATTAGTCACTGAAAGAGGTTTCCGGCTTTCTATGTCATCTCCACCACCATTTCCATCttcatcctaaaaaaaaaagtgttacaaAATTGATGGGTATATAGGATATGAGTGAAATAGAGGGAAAGAAAGGTACCTGATCTTTGAGTTTTCTGTATTCCATGTCTTCAGaaatctgtgtgtgtgtgtgtgtctcaGATTCTGCTATGAATTCGCTTTCTTTTTACATTGACAGATCTGATGTTAATGGATAATGCGCGTTTTCAGAATCAGAAGAAAACGAGATACAACATGCGATTTCCAGGAAAAATGGGGTTTCGAAGGAGTTGCTGTTTTAAAATCGTAGTAGCTCCGactgatctttttttttttttttttttaatgaaaacgcCGGTTTAAAACTCAATCAtgttcagtcaa contains:
- the LOC115950647 gene encoding CMP-sialic acid transporter 2-like gives rise to the protein MEYRKLKDQDEDGNGGGDDIESRKPLSVTNVPTLGGTTVDWSKWKLKIFVVVALTLLTSSQGILIVWSKRNGKYEYSVTTSNFMVEALKCGLSLLALARIWRSEGVTEDNRLSTTLDEVIVYPIPALLYLVKNLLQYYILEHVDAPGYQILKNLNIISTGVLYRIILKKKLSNIQWAAFILLCAGCSTTQLKTNSDDVLQTPVQGWVMAIVMALLSGFAGVYTEAIMKKRPSRNINVQNFWLYVFGMVFNAVAIVTQDFDAVMNKGFFYGYSFITVLMILNHALSGLAVSMVMKYADNIVKVYSTSVAMLFTAFVSFYLFGFNLSLAFILGTIVVMVSVYLHAVGKQR